CTCGAAGCTCGTGCTCACGGCCTGGCTGCGTAGCTTCCATTTGCGGGCGAAGCCCACGCGCGCGGCCTCCACGGCCGTGGCCGTCTCCGCGTAGATCATCCGGCGATAGTCCTCGGCGAGCTCTTCGCGCAGATGCGCCGGCGCCTTCGCGAGCAGGTTCCAGAGCTTGTTGTTGGTGCACCGTTGGACGTCGATCTTCGGCCATGCCGCGCGCAGCGCGGCCTCGAGCCCGGGATTGCCGTCGACGACGGCGAGGACCGGGACGCCGACGTGGCGTTTGGTCAGCGCGTCGAGCACCTCGCGCCATGACGCTTCGCTCTCTTCGCCGGCGAGCCGCAGATCGAGCACGAGGCGGCGCCCATCGGCGCAGGTTCCCAGCGTGACCAAGACCGGCACCCGGACCCGCTTCTTCCCGATCCGTACGCGCGGGTACCAGCCATCGAGGAAGAGATAGCGGATCTGCTCGGTCGCCAGCTCGCGCTGCGCCCACGCGTCGAAATCCTCGCGGAGGCGTCCCACCAAGCGCGAGATCGCGTCCTTCGAGAGCGGCGCCCCGCGCAGCAGCGGGGCCAGCGCACCGCGAATGCGCCGCGTGTTGCTGCCGCTCAGGTAGACGCCCAGCAACGCTTCATCGACGCGCTGGGTGCGCCGCTCGTAGCGCCCGAGCAACTGACTGCGCCACTCCGTGGTGCCCTCGGATCCGTGGACGCGCGCGCGCGGCATGGCGAACGTCGTCGGCCCCAGACTCGTCGTCAGCGTGCGCGGGCGCACCCCATGTCGATACCCCACGCGCGCCGCACCCACCCGCGCCGACTTCGCGGCCCCCAAGGCCGCGTCGAGCTCCTCCGCCACCAACTGCTCGATCGTCTCCCGAATCCGTTCCCGCATCACCCGTTCGATCGCCTCGCGCCCGAACGGTTCCACTTCTCTGCCTTCCACGACCCTGCTATCGCTTCCCATGGCGTCATCCTCCGGCGCCCGCTGCCAGGCGGACGCGAGTTGGCGATCAACTCGC
The sequence above is drawn from the Deltaproteobacteria bacterium genome and encodes:
- a CDS encoding IS256 family transposase yields the protein MGSDSRVVEGREVEPFGREAIERVMRERIRETIEQLVAEELDAALGAAKSARVGAARVGYRHGVRPRTLTTSLGPTTFAMPRARVHGSEGTTEWRSQLLGRYERRTQRVDEALLGVYLSGSNTRRIRGALAPLLRGAPLSKDAISRLVGRLREDFDAWAQRELATEQIRYLFLDGWYPRVRIGKKRVRVPVLVTLGTCADGRRLVLDLRLAGEESEASWREVLDALTKRHVGVPVLAVVDGNPGLEAALRAAWPKIDVQRCTNNKLWNLLAKAPAHLREELAEDYRRMIYAETATAVEAARVGFARKWKLRSQAVSTSFEEAGDDLFTFVRYPLSQWKALRTTNALERINGEFRRRTKTQASLPSEDAVLLLLFGLLRSGQIKLRRLVGWQDMPTSKKQPEAA